TTGATTTTCAGGGGTATTTGGCCTCATACTCCAGACTAAAGTCTAATACATTGCTAATAGCCTCCATGTAGATACAAACTCAACATTTGTAAGCACCGCCATCCCGTCACCGCGGATCTAATCCACTAACTTGTGAGGACTAGGGGATGTAGGAGGGCAGAAGACATTACGCTCATACTGGAAAAATTATTTTGAGAAGACCGATACTTTAGTCTGGGTTGTCGATGCGACAGACCGTCTGAGAATCGATGATTGCCGTGATGAACTTGCAGgtcttcttctcgaggaGGTACGCTGCCAGTTCCGCCTTTCAAATTTTACTTTTGTCGGACCGTTTGACTAACCTGCTGTTCAGCGGCTGACGGGGGCAAGTCTTTTGATATTTCTAAATAAGACTGACGTTGAAGGCTGCATGACGGAGGATGAAGTCCACAAGGTGAGtttctccattttcttctctttcgctTTCTCCAATTTCCACTCCCAGCGACTTCTTCACTGCTCATCATACCCCGCGAATAATCCTAACACTCTCTCCAGCGGCTTGAACTTGATTCGATCAAGACCCACAAATGGACGATATTGCCCTGCAGTGCTATGACGGGGAAAAATCTCCAAAATGGTCTAGAATGGGTCGTACAGGATGCAAAGGACAGACTGTTTCTTTATTGAAACAATACCTGATAAATTGAATGCCAAGTGATAATGGACACATGCGCGCTGTATCCCTCTCTATTTTCACCCACTGGCACAGTCTAAAGAGATAAGATGAATCTTTAAATACAAGAGCTTAACAGTATAACTGGTATACCATAATGCTTCCAACGTGAACTATTATATCTAGGTAGCCACTGAAGCTATGTTGATTTTCTTACTCTACTTTTCCTTCCATTgggctttttttcttttttcttttttttttttttggctttttgtATTTTACATTAGGAGATATCCAAGGGGTTTTGTTCCAGATGTGTCCTGATGGTACGATCTGATCTGAGAGAGTCAGTGTGTCGTATAGTTCATCAATAGGGGCTTGTTTCCATCAAACGGGGAGTATCCAGAACGACGAAACTGGTCATCAGGCGCGATGTCTCCTGACGTCCAAGGTATTATTCGCTGTCATCTTTCCCACTTGTGGGGGTCGAGAAGCAAGATTGTCTCAAGCCCATCCGTGGATCTCTGCCAAGTTGTGACCTCGAAGTTTCATCGACAATACTAGTTTAATGCGCATCTGATGGAGAATCAAGAGCTACGTACGTATACTATATTTCGACTATAATAAAACCTAATTGACTTAGTTGGTAACCATAATTTATCCATCTTGTTCGTTATGTTTCCGATCGCGGGGCGGTACAACCCATGAGATTAAATTGGCTCCACCGCCGCAAGAGCCGAAGCCTGGAAagggttgtttttctttttctttcttttttttttttgttttggttggGCTGGGTAAGGGAATGAGGTAAACAATCTACCGGGTTGAGGAACAACAAAACATTGTCTATTGCCTGTAGAATAACGTCCTTCAAGGTCCATGGTTGTGTCTAAGGAGTATGTCTACTTCTATGTATTTGTATTCGAATGAATTTTATCTATCAAAAAGAATGCTACAGCGACTTACGGAGTAAATTTAACCCTTACTGCGAATTTACGCTCCGCGTCT
This Aspergillus flavus chromosome 1, complete sequence DNA region includes the following protein-coding sequences:
- a CDS encoding GTP-binding ADP-ribosylation factor-like protein (ADP-ribosylation factor-like protein 2); amino-acid sequence: MLSILRKARLKDKEMRILMLGLDNAGKTTIVKRIMKEDVTTVSPTLGFIIKTIDFQGYKLNIWDVGGQKTLRSYWKNYFEKTDTLVWVVDATDRLRIDDCRDELAGLLLEERLTGASLLIFLNKTDVEGCMTEDEVHKRLELDSIKTHKWTILPCSAMTGKNLQNGLEWVVQDAKDRLFLY